In the genome of Cyprinus carpio isolate SPL01 unplaced genomic scaffold, ASM1834038v1 S000006746, whole genome shotgun sequence, one region contains:
- the nt5c3a gene encoding cytosolic 5'-nucleotidase 3 isoform X2: MPEFEKSTVHIRDPERVEQIICSLIKGGASKLQIITDFDMTLSKFAVNGKRCPTCHNIIDNCKLVTEECRKKLLQLKETYYPIEIDPHLTMEEKYPFIVEWYFKSHTLLVEQRLQKDKLPEVVRESDVCLREGYEQFFDRLLQHSVPMFIFSAGLGDVLEEIIRQAGVYHANVKVVSNFMDFDDNGVLKGFKGELIHVYNKHDGALRNTEYFKQLKDNGNIILLGDSLGDLNMADGVPNVENILKIGFLNDKVEELLEKYMDSYDIVLVKDETLEVPNSILQKIL; this comes from the exons ATGCCAGAGTTTGAGAAGAGCACAGTTCACATCAGAGACCCTGAGAGGGTGGAGCAGATTATCTGCAGTCTCATTAAAGGTGGAGCATCGAAACTGCAG ATCATCACAGATTTCGATATGACGTTAAGCAAGTTTGCTGTCAATGGAAAACGCTGCCCAACATGTCATA ATATCATTGACAACTGCAAGCTGGTGACAGAAGAATGTAGGAAGAAG CTGCTCCAactaaaggagacatattatccAATAGAGATAGACCCTCATCTGACCATGGAGGAGAAATATCCATTTATAGTGGAGTG GTATTTTAAGTCTCACACGTTATTGGTAGAACAGAGATTGCAGAAGGACAAACTTCCAGAGGTCGTGAGAGAGTCGGATGTCTGTCTAAG GGAAGGGTACGAGCAGTTCTTTGACCGGCTGCTCCAGCACAGCGTTCCTATGTTCATTTTTTCCGCCGGTCTGGGAGATGTGCTCGAGGAAATTATCAGACAAGCTGGCGTCTACCATGCCAACGTCAAAGTTGTGTCCAACTTCATGGACTTTGATGATAAT GGGGTTCTGAAAGGCTTTAAAGGAGAGCTGATCCATGTTTACAACAAGCATGATGGTGCCCTGAGGAACACCGAGTATTTCAAACAACTGAAGGACAATGGAAACATTATTCTGCTCGGAGACTCTCTCGGGGATCTCAACATGGCAGATGGTGTGCCCAACGTAGAGAACATCCTCAAAATCGGCTTTCTTAATGATAAG GTAGAGGAGCTGTTAGAAAAGTACATGGACTCTTACGATATAGTTCTGGTGAAGGATGAAACACTTGAAGTGCCTAATTCCATACTACAGAAGATCTTATAA
- the si:ch73-341k19.1 gene encoding uncharacterized protein si:ch73-341k19.1 isoform X4: protein MIHITVKQRGQEPRPRRCHADATLFTCPFCTADVCKPRQYHQIMTHIAGHKLRAVEYGDNVMYSCNIGCGKKTRHFHCCQCPKTYIKKGDLKQHLSSAHPIATCTPEPQPVSHPLQEPPSHQQPASHPQELDVQQTAPPEIERKQISVQGPSRHITVKQRGQEPRPRRCHADATLFTCPFCTTDVCKPRQYHQIMTHIAGHKLRAVEYGDNVMYSCNIGCGKKTRHFHCCQCPKTYIKKGDLKQHLSSAHPIATCTPEPQPKQPASHPQELDLQQATSHPQELAAVPVISVQFPHRHITVKQRGQEPRPRRCHADATLFTCPFCTADVCKPRQYHQIMTHIAGHKLRAVEYGDYVMYSCNIGCGKKAKHFHCCKCPKTYINKSDLKRHLCSAHPIAPETQPVGCPLQGPSLQQPAPCPLKLAVHPAVAKRKQTVQCPHCGLSLNSKNLKKHIERKHHEVLHPETSVLPAQCVDKKNGLYVVQESFSEPCTLIHVVKKFWGSSHKVMCEMDICNSRVDMAQRSELLVEQCVHLSSVDYTCAVAPSEDLPEHVLTEMVERKCIGDIRKKRCLKLQNQAKSKGATFASLVTIGGPDYMYYISIYEPKVTHYSKLGRVLVNYNAKINTWNCPCSKGRTSCPHKSIAKWCLYQMKKQLFKNLPETEEGIEPVQHEDLASQQCFQKWVPMTG from the exons ATGATT CACATCACAGTTAAGCAGAGAGGGCAAGAGCCTCGACCGCGACGCTGCCATGCAGATGCTACACTATTCACATGCCCCTTCTGCACAGCTGATGTGTGTAAACCAAGACAGTACCACCAAATAATGACCCATATAGCTGGACATAAACTGAGAGCGGTTGAATATGGAG ATAATGTTATGTACAGCTGTAACATTGGCTGTGGCAAAAAGACCAGACATTTTCACTGCTGCCAGTGTCCCAAGACTTACATCAAAAAAGGAGACCTAAAACAGCATCTTTCCAGTGCTCATCCAATAGCCACTTGCACTCcagaaccacaacctgtaagtcaCCCACTGCAAGAACCTCCTTCACACCAACAACCAGCATCTCATCCACAAGAACTTGATGTGCAGCAAACAGCACCTCCTGAGATTGAGAGAAAGCAGATCTCTGTGCAGGGTCCTAGTAGG CACATCACAGTTAAGCAGAGAGGGCAAGAGCCTCGACCGCGACGCTGCCATGCAGATGCTACACTATTCACATGCCCCTTCTGCACAACTGATGTGTGTAAACCAAGACAGTACCACCAAATAATGACCCATATAGCTGGACATAAACTGAGAGCGGTTGAATATGGAG ATAATGTTATGTACAGCTGTAACATTGGCTGTGGCAAAAAGACCAGACATTTTCACTGCTGCCAGTGTCCCAAGACTTACATCAAAAAAGGAGACCTAAAACAGCATCTTTCCAGTGCTCATCCAATAGCTACTTGCACTCcagaaccacaacct AAACAACCAGCATCTCATCCACAAGAACTTGATTTGCAGCAAGCAACATCTCATCCACAAGAATTAGCAGCTGTTCCAGTGATCTCTGTTCAGTTTCCACATAGG CACATCACAGTTAAGCAGAGAGGGCAAGAGCCTCGACCGCGACGCTGCCATGCAGATGCTACACTATTCACATGCCCCTTCTGCACAGCTGATGTGTGTAAACCAAGACAGTACCACCAAATAATGACCCATATAGCTGGACATAAACTGAGAGCGGTTGAATATGGAG attatgtTATGTACAGCTGTAACATTGGCTGTGGTAAAAAGGCCAAACATTTTCACTGCTGCAAGTGTCCCAAGACTTACATCAATAAAAGTGATCTAAAAAGGCATCTTTGCAGTGCTCATCCAATAGCTCCAGAAACACAACCTGTAGGATGCCCACTACAAGGACCTTCTTTACAGCAACCTGCACCTTGTCCTTTGAAATTAGCAGTTCATCCAGCGGTGGCTAAACGAAAGCAAACCGTGCAATGTCCTCACTGCGGGCTCAGTCTTAATTCTAAAAACTTAAAGAAACACATTGAGCGGAAGCATCATGAAGTCTTGCATCCCGAAACTTCAGTTCTACCAGCACAGTGTGTCGATAAAAAGAATGGACTATATGTTGTACAAGAATCATTTTCTGAGCCCTGTACCCTCATCCATGTGGTAAAGAAATTTTGGGGTTCATCCCACAAGGTTATGTGTGAAATGGATATTTGCAACAGTCGTGTTGATATGGCACAAAGGAGTGAACTTTTGGTTGAACAGTGTGTGCATCTAAGCTCAGTAGACTACACCTGTGCTGTTGCACCGAGTGAGGATTTACCAGAGCATGTGTTGACTGAGATGGTGGAGCGAAAATGCATTGGGGACATAAGGAAGAAACGATGCCTTAAGCTGCAGAATCAGGCTAAAAGTAAAGGTGCCACATTTGCTAGCCTTGTTACAATTGGAGGCCCCGACTACATGTATTATATATCAATTTATGAGCCAAAGGTGACACATTACAGTAAACTGGGCAGAGTCTTGGTGAATTACAATGCTAAGATAAACACTTGGAATTGCCCTTGTAGCAAAGGTAGAACATCATGCCCGCACAAGAGTATTGCAAAGTGGTGTCTCTATCAAATGAAGAAGCAGCTCTTCAAAAACCTGCCTGAAACAGAGGAAGGAATTGAACCAGTGCAACATGAGGACCTGGCTAGCCAGCAGTGCTTCCAAAAATGGGTGCCCATGACTGGTTAG
- the si:ch73-341k19.1 gene encoding uncharacterized protein si:ch73-341k19.1 isoform X2 has translation MIHITVKQRGQEPRPRRCHADATLFTCPFCTADVCKPRQYHQIMTHIAGHKLRAVEYGDNVMYSCNIGCGKKTRHFHCCQCPKTYIKKGDLKQHLSSAHPIATCTPEPQPQTAPPEIERKQISVQGPSRHITVKQRGQEPRPRRCHADATLFTCPFCTTDVCKPRQYHQIMTHIAGHKLRAVEYGDNVMYSCNIGCGKKTRHFHCCQCPKTYIKKGDLKQHLSSAHPIATCTPEPQPKQPASHPQELDLQQATSHPQELAAVPVISVQFPHRHITVKQRGQEPRPRRCHADATLFTCPFCTADVCKPRQYHQIMTHIAGHKLRAVEYGDNVMYSCNIGCGKKTRHFHCCQCPKTYIKKGDLKQHLSSAHPIATCTPEPQPVSHPLQEPPSHQQPASHPQELDLQQTAPPEIERKQISVQFPRRHITVKQRGQEPRPRRYHADATLFTCPFCTADVCKPRQYHQIMTHIAGHKLRAVEYGDYVMYSCNIGCGKKAKHFHCCKCPKTYINKSDLKRHLCSAHPIAPETQPVGCPLQGPSLQQPAPCPLKLAVHPAVAKRKQTVQCPHCGLSLNSKNLKKHIERKHHEVLHPETSVLPAQCVDKKNGLYVVQESFSEPCTLIHVVKKFWGSSHKVMCEMDICNSRVDMAQRSELLVEQCVHLSSVDYTCAVAPSEDLPEHVLTEMVERKCIGDIRKKRCLKLQNQAKSKGATFASLVTIGGPDYMYYISIYEPKVTHYSKLGRVLVNYNAKINTWNCPCSKGRTSCPHKSIAKWCLYQMKKQLFKNLPETEEGIEPVQHEDLASQQCFQKWVPMTG, from the exons ATGATT CACATCACAGTTAAGCAGAGAGGGCAAGAGCCTCGACCGCGACGCTGCCATGCAGATGCTACACTATTCACATGCCCCTTCTGCACAGCTGATGTGTGTAAACCAAGACAGTACCACCAAATAATGACCCATATAGCTGGACATAAACTGAGAGCGGTTGAATATGGAG ATAATGTTATGTACAGCTGTAACATTGGCTGTGGCAAAAAGACCAGACATTTTCACTGCTGCCAGTGTCCCAAGACTTACATCAAAAAAGGAGACCTAAAACAGCATCTTTCCAGTGCTCATCCAATAGCCACTTGCACTCcagaaccacaacct CAAACAGCACCTCCTGAGATTGAGAGAAAGCAGATCTCTGTGCAGGGTCCTAGTAGG CACATCACAGTTAAGCAGAGAGGGCAAGAGCCTCGACCGCGACGCTGCCATGCAGATGCTACACTATTCACATGCCCCTTCTGCACAACTGATGTGTGTAAACCAAGACAGTACCACCAAATAATGACCCATATAGCTGGACATAAACTGAGAGCGGTTGAATATGGAG ATAATGTTATGTACAGCTGTAACATTGGCTGTGGCAAAAAGACCAGACATTTTCACTGCTGCCAGTGTCCCAAGACTTACATCAAAAAAGGAGACCTAAAACAGCATCTTTCCAGTGCTCATCCAATAGCTACTTGCACTCcagaaccacaacct AAACAACCAGCATCTCATCCACAAGAACTTGATTTGCAGCAAGCAACATCTCATCCACAAGAATTAGCAGCTGTTCCAGTGATCTCTGTTCAGTTTCCACATAGG CACATCACAGTTAAGCAGAGAGGGCAAGAGCCTCGACCGCGACGCTGCCATGCAGATGCTACACTATTCACATGCCCCTTCTGCACAGCTGATGTGTGTAAACCAAGACAGTACCACCAAATAATGACCCATATAGCTGGACATAAACTGAGAGCGGTTGAATATGGAG ATAATGTTATGTACAGCTGTAACATTGGCTGTGGCAAAAAGACCAGACATTTTCACTGCTGCCAGTGTCCCAAGACTTACATCAAAAAAGGAGACCTAAAACAGCATCTTTCCAGTGCTCATCCAATAGCTACTTGCACTCcagaaccacaacctgtaagtcaCCCACTGCAAGAACCTCCTTCACACCAACAACCAGCATCTCATCCACAAGAACTTGATTTGCAGCAAACAGCACCTCCTGAGATTGAGAGAAAGCAGATCTCTGTGCAGTTTCCACGTAGG CACATCACAGTTAAGCAGAGAGGGCAAGAGCCTCGACCGCGACGCTACCATGCAGATGCTACACTATTCACATGCCCCTTCTGCACAGCTGATGTGTGTAAACCAAGACAGTACCACCAAATAATGACCCATATAGCTGGACATAAACTGAGAGCGGTTGAATATGGAG attatgtTATGTACAGCTGTAACATTGGCTGTGGTAAAAAGGCCAAACATTTTCACTGCTGCAAGTGTCCCAAGACTTACATCAATAAAAGTGATCTAAAAAGGCATCTTTGCAGTGCTCATCCAATAGCTCCAGAAACACAACCTGTAGGATGCCCACTACAAGGACCTTCTTTACAGCAACCTGCACCTTGTCCTTTGAAATTAGCAGTTCATCCAGCGGTGGCTAAACGAAAGCAAACCGTGCAATGTCCTCACTGCGGGCTCAGTCTTAATTCTAAAAACTTAAAGAAACACATTGAGCGGAAGCATCATGAAGTCTTGCATCCCGAAACTTCAGTTCTACCAGCACAGTGTGTCGATAAAAAGAATGGACTATATGTTGTACAAGAATCATTTTCTGAGCCCTGTACCCTCATCCATGTGGTAAAGAAATTTTGGGGTTCATCCCACAAGGTTATGTGTGAAATGGATATTTGCAACAGTCGTGTTGATATGGCACAAAGGAGTGAACTTTTGGTTGAACAGTGTGTGCATCTAAGCTCAGTAGACTACACCTGTGCTGTTGCACCGAGTGAGGATTTACCAGAGCATGTGTTGACTGAGATGGTGGAGCGAAAATGCATTGGGGACATAAGGAAGAAACGATGCCTTAAGCTGCAGAATCAGGCTAAAAGTAAAGGTGCCACATTTGCTAGCCTTGTTACAATTGGAGGCCCCGACTACATGTATTATATATCAATTTATGAGCCAAAGGTGACACATTACAGTAAACTGGGCAGAGTCTTGGTGAATTACAATGCTAAGATAAACACTTGGAATTGCCCTTGTAGCAAAGGTAGAACATCATGCCCGCACAAGAGTATTGCAAAGTGGTGTCTCTATCAAATGAAGAAGCAGCTCTTCAAAAACCTGCCTGAAACAGAGGAAGGAATTGAACCAGTGCAACATGAGGACCTGGCTAGCCAGCAGTGCTTCCAAAAATGGGTGCCCATGACTGGTTAG
- the si:ch73-341k19.1 gene encoding uncharacterized protein si:ch73-341k19.1 isoform X1, producing MIHITVKQRGQEPRPRRCHADATLFTCPFCTADVCKPRQYHQIMTHIAGHKLRAVEYGDNVMYSCNIGCGKKTRHFHCCQCPKTYIKKGDLKQHLSSAHPIATCTPEPQPVSHPLQEPPSHQQPASHPQELDVQQTAPPEIERKQISVQGPSRHITVKQRGQEPRPRRCHADATLFTCPFCTTDVCKPRQYHQIMTHIAGHKLRAVEYGDNVMYSCNIGCGKKTRHFHCCQCPKTYIKKGDLKQHLSSAHPIATCTPEPQPKQPASHPQELDLQQATSHPQELAAVPVISVQFPHRHITVKQRGQEPRPRRCHADATLFTCPFCTADVCKPRQYHQIMTHIAGHKLRAVEYGDNVMYSCNIGCGKKTRHFHCCQCPKTYIKKGDLKQHLSSAHPIATCTPEPQPVSHPLQEPPSHQQPASHPQELDLQQTAPPEIERKQISVQFPRRHITVKQRGQEPRPRRYHADATLFTCPFCTADVCKPRQYHQIMTHIAGHKLRAVEYGDYVMYSCNIGCGKKAKHFHCCKCPKTYINKSDLKRHLCSAHPIAPETQPVGCPLQGPSLQQPAPCPLKLAVHPAVAKRKQTVQCPHCGLSLNSKNLKKHIERKHHEVLHPETSVLPAQCVDKKNGLYVVQESFSEPCTLIHVVKKFWGSSHKVMCEMDICNSRVDMAQRSELLVEQCVHLSSVDYTCAVAPSEDLPEHVLTEMVERKCIGDIRKKRCLKLQNQAKSKGATFASLVTIGGPDYMYYISIYEPKVTHYSKLGRVLVNYNAKINTWNCPCSKGRTSCPHKSIAKWCLYQMKKQLFKNLPETEEGIEPVQHEDLASQQCFQKWVPMTG from the exons ATGATT CACATCACAGTTAAGCAGAGAGGGCAAGAGCCTCGACCGCGACGCTGCCATGCAGATGCTACACTATTCACATGCCCCTTCTGCACAGCTGATGTGTGTAAACCAAGACAGTACCACCAAATAATGACCCATATAGCTGGACATAAACTGAGAGCGGTTGAATATGGAG ATAATGTTATGTACAGCTGTAACATTGGCTGTGGCAAAAAGACCAGACATTTTCACTGCTGCCAGTGTCCCAAGACTTACATCAAAAAAGGAGACCTAAAACAGCATCTTTCCAGTGCTCATCCAATAGCCACTTGCACTCcagaaccacaacctgtaagtcaCCCACTGCAAGAACCTCCTTCACACCAACAACCAGCATCTCATCCACAAGAACTTGATGTGCAGCAAACAGCACCTCCTGAGATTGAGAGAAAGCAGATCTCTGTGCAGGGTCCTAGTAGG CACATCACAGTTAAGCAGAGAGGGCAAGAGCCTCGACCGCGACGCTGCCATGCAGATGCTACACTATTCACATGCCCCTTCTGCACAACTGATGTGTGTAAACCAAGACAGTACCACCAAATAATGACCCATATAGCTGGACATAAACTGAGAGCGGTTGAATATGGAG ATAATGTTATGTACAGCTGTAACATTGGCTGTGGCAAAAAGACCAGACATTTTCACTGCTGCCAGTGTCCCAAGACTTACATCAAAAAAGGAGACCTAAAACAGCATCTTTCCAGTGCTCATCCAATAGCTACTTGCACTCcagaaccacaacct AAACAACCAGCATCTCATCCACAAGAACTTGATTTGCAGCAAGCAACATCTCATCCACAAGAATTAGCAGCTGTTCCAGTGATCTCTGTTCAGTTTCCACATAGG CACATCACAGTTAAGCAGAGAGGGCAAGAGCCTCGACCGCGACGCTGCCATGCAGATGCTACACTATTCACATGCCCCTTCTGCACAGCTGATGTGTGTAAACCAAGACAGTACCACCAAATAATGACCCATATAGCTGGACATAAACTGAGAGCGGTTGAATATGGAG ATAATGTTATGTACAGCTGTAACATTGGCTGTGGCAAAAAGACCAGACATTTTCACTGCTGCCAGTGTCCCAAGACTTACATCAAAAAAGGAGACCTAAAACAGCATCTTTCCAGTGCTCATCCAATAGCTACTTGCACTCcagaaccacaacctgtaagtcaCCCACTGCAAGAACCTCCTTCACACCAACAACCAGCATCTCATCCACAAGAACTTGATTTGCAGCAAACAGCACCTCCTGAGATTGAGAGAAAGCAGATCTCTGTGCAGTTTCCACGTAGG CACATCACAGTTAAGCAGAGAGGGCAAGAGCCTCGACCGCGACGCTACCATGCAGATGCTACACTATTCACATGCCCCTTCTGCACAGCTGATGTGTGTAAACCAAGACAGTACCACCAAATAATGACCCATATAGCTGGACATAAACTGAGAGCGGTTGAATATGGAG attatgtTATGTACAGCTGTAACATTGGCTGTGGTAAAAAGGCCAAACATTTTCACTGCTGCAAGTGTCCCAAGACTTACATCAATAAAAGTGATCTAAAAAGGCATCTTTGCAGTGCTCATCCAATAGCTCCAGAAACACAACCTGTAGGATGCCCACTACAAGGACCTTCTTTACAGCAACCTGCACCTTGTCCTTTGAAATTAGCAGTTCATCCAGCGGTGGCTAAACGAAAGCAAACCGTGCAATGTCCTCACTGCGGGCTCAGTCTTAATTCTAAAAACTTAAAGAAACACATTGAGCGGAAGCATCATGAAGTCTTGCATCCCGAAACTTCAGTTCTACCAGCACAGTGTGTCGATAAAAAGAATGGACTATATGTTGTACAAGAATCATTTTCTGAGCCCTGTACCCTCATCCATGTGGTAAAGAAATTTTGGGGTTCATCCCACAAGGTTATGTGTGAAATGGATATTTGCAACAGTCGTGTTGATATGGCACAAAGGAGTGAACTTTTGGTTGAACAGTGTGTGCATCTAAGCTCAGTAGACTACACCTGTGCTGTTGCACCGAGTGAGGATTTACCAGAGCATGTGTTGACTGAGATGGTGGAGCGAAAATGCATTGGGGACATAAGGAAGAAACGATGCCTTAAGCTGCAGAATCAGGCTAAAAGTAAAGGTGCCACATTTGCTAGCCTTGTTACAATTGGAGGCCCCGACTACATGTATTATATATCAATTTATGAGCCAAAGGTGACACATTACAGTAAACTGGGCAGAGTCTTGGTGAATTACAATGCTAAGATAAACACTTGGAATTGCCCTTGTAGCAAAGGTAGAACATCATGCCCGCACAAGAGTATTGCAAAGTGGTGTCTCTATCAAATGAAGAAGCAGCTCTTCAAAAACCTGCCTGAAACAGAGGAAGGAATTGAACCAGTGCAACATGAGGACCTGGCTAGCCAGCAGTGCTTCCAAAAATGGGTGCCCATGACTGGTTAG
- the si:ch73-341k19.1 gene encoding zinc finger protein 786 isoform X3 has translation MIHITVKQRGQEPRPRRCHADATLFTCPFCTADVCKPRQYHQIMTHIAGHKLRAVEYGDNVMYSCNIGCGKKTRHFHCCQCPKTYIKKGDLKQHLSSAHPIATCTPEPQPVSHPLQEPPSHQQPASHPQELDVQQTAPPEIERKQISVQGPSRHITVKQRGQEPRPRRCHADATLFTCPFCTTDVCKPRQYHQIMTHIAGHKLRAVEYGDNVMYSCNIGCGKKTRHFHCCQCPKTYIKKGDLKQHLSSAHPIATCTPEPQPKQPASHPQELDLQQATSHPQELAAVPVISVQFPHRHITVKQRGQEPRPRRCHADATLFTCPFCTADVCKPRQYHQIMTHIAGHKLRAVEYGDNVMYSCNIGCGKKTRHFHCCQCPKTYIKKGDLKQHLSSAHPIATCTPEPQPQTAPPEIERKQISVQFPRRHITVKQRGQEPRPRRYHADATLFTCPFCTADVCKPRQYHQIMTHIAGHKLRAVEYGDYVMYSCNIGCGKKAKHFHCCKCPKTYINKSDLKRHLCSAHPIAPETQPVGCPLQGPSLQQPAPCPLKLAVHPAVAKRKQTVQCPHCGLSLNSKNLKKHIERKHHEVLHPETSVLPAQCVDKKNGLYVVQESFSEPCTLIHVVKKFWGSSHKVMCEMDICNSRVDMAQRSELLVEQCVHLSSVDYTCAVAPSEDLPEHVLTEMVERKCIGDIRKKRCLKLQNQAKSKGATFASLVTIGGPDYMYYISIYEPKVTHYSKLGRVLVNYNAKINTWNCPCSKGRTSCPHKSIAKWCLYQMKKQLFKNLPETEEGIEPVQHEDLASQQCFQKWVPMTG, from the exons ATGATT CACATCACAGTTAAGCAGAGAGGGCAAGAGCCTCGACCGCGACGCTGCCATGCAGATGCTACACTATTCACATGCCCCTTCTGCACAGCTGATGTGTGTAAACCAAGACAGTACCACCAAATAATGACCCATATAGCTGGACATAAACTGAGAGCGGTTGAATATGGAG ATAATGTTATGTACAGCTGTAACATTGGCTGTGGCAAAAAGACCAGACATTTTCACTGCTGCCAGTGTCCCAAGACTTACATCAAAAAAGGAGACCTAAAACAGCATCTTTCCAGTGCTCATCCAATAGCCACTTGCACTCcagaaccacaacctgtaagtcaCCCACTGCAAGAACCTCCTTCACACCAACAACCAGCATCTCATCCACAAGAACTTGATGTGCAGCAAACAGCACCTCCTGAGATTGAGAGAAAGCAGATCTCTGTGCAGGGTCCTAGTAGG CACATCACAGTTAAGCAGAGAGGGCAAGAGCCTCGACCGCGACGCTGCCATGCAGATGCTACACTATTCACATGCCCCTTCTGCACAACTGATGTGTGTAAACCAAGACAGTACCACCAAATAATGACCCATATAGCTGGACATAAACTGAGAGCGGTTGAATATGGAG ATAATGTTATGTACAGCTGTAACATTGGCTGTGGCAAAAAGACCAGACATTTTCACTGCTGCCAGTGTCCCAAGACTTACATCAAAAAAGGAGACCTAAAACAGCATCTTTCCAGTGCTCATCCAATAGCTACTTGCACTCcagaaccacaacct AAACAACCAGCATCTCATCCACAAGAACTTGATTTGCAGCAAGCAACATCTCATCCACAAGAATTAGCAGCTGTTCCAGTGATCTCTGTTCAGTTTCCACATAGG CACATCACAGTTAAGCAGAGAGGGCAAGAGCCTCGACCGCGACGCTGCCATGCAGATGCTACACTATTCACATGCCCCTTCTGCACAGCTGATGTGTGTAAACCAAGACAGTACCACCAAATAATGACCCATATAGCTGGACATAAACTGAGAGCGGTTGAATATGGAG ATAATGTTATGTACAGCTGTAACATTGGCTGTGGCAAAAAGACCAGACATTTTCACTGCTGCCAGTGTCCCAAGACTTACATCAAAAAAGGAGACCTAAAACAGCATCTTTCCAGTGCTCATCCAATAGCTACTTGCACTCcagaaccacaacct CAAACAGCACCTCCTGAGATTGAGAGAAAGCAGATCTCTGTGCAGTTTCCACGTAGG CACATCACAGTTAAGCAGAGAGGGCAAGAGCCTCGACCGCGACGCTACCATGCAGATGCTACACTATTCACATGCCCCTTCTGCACAGCTGATGTGTGTAAACCAAGACAGTACCACCAAATAATGACCCATATAGCTGGACATAAACTGAGAGCGGTTGAATATGGAG attatgtTATGTACAGCTGTAACATTGGCTGTGGTAAAAAGGCCAAACATTTTCACTGCTGCAAGTGTCCCAAGACTTACATCAATAAAAGTGATCTAAAAAGGCATCTTTGCAGTGCTCATCCAATAGCTCCAGAAACACAACCTGTAGGATGCCCACTACAAGGACCTTCTTTACAGCAACCTGCACCTTGTCCTTTGAAATTAGCAGTTCATCCAGCGGTGGCTAAACGAAAGCAAACCGTGCAATGTCCTCACTGCGGGCTCAGTCTTAATTCTAAAAACTTAAAGAAACACATTGAGCGGAAGCATCATGAAGTCTTGCATCCCGAAACTTCAGTTCTACCAGCACAGTGTGTCGATAAAAAGAATGGACTATATGTTGTACAAGAATCATTTTCTGAGCCCTGTACCCTCATCCATGTGGTAAAGAAATTTTGGGGTTCATCCCACAAGGTTATGTGTGAAATGGATATTTGCAACAGTCGTGTTGATATGGCACAAAGGAGTGAACTTTTGGTTGAACAGTGTGTGCATCTAAGCTCAGTAGACTACACCTGTGCTGTTGCACCGAGTGAGGATTTACCAGAGCATGTGTTGACTGAGATGGTGGAGCGAAAATGCATTGGGGACATAAGGAAGAAACGATGCCTTAAGCTGCAGAATCAGGCTAAAAGTAAAGGTGCCACATTTGCTAGCCTTGTTACAATTGGAGGCCCCGACTACATGTATTATATATCAATTTATGAGCCAAAGGTGACACATTACAGTAAACTGGGCAGAGTCTTGGTGAATTACAATGCTAAGATAAACACTTGGAATTGCCCTTGTAGCAAAGGTAGAACATCATGCCCGCACAAGAGTATTGCAAAGTGGTGTCTCTATCAAATGAAGAAGCAGCTCTTCAAAAACCTGCCTGAAACAGAGGAAGGAATTGAACCAGTGCAACATGAGGACCTGGCTAGCCAGCAGTGCTTCCAAAAATGGGTGCCCATGACTGGTTAG